One segment of Methylotuvimicrobium sp. KM2 DNA contains the following:
- a CDS encoding transporter substrate-binding domain-containing protein, with protein MRWLLLSLWLGVAISQAADIVVDANESAPYWCRFSLEGGMGSELLQAMSTAAGLTTQIRFVPLSRMIEDRSNNDSGNPEFFMWQQEFAAIIPIAISEMSIFYYRPRHQKPLEVNDFKDLEPYKIGVLKGILIDRKALEQMGLTFESSYTHASLFKKLKVGRIDLVIEIDLVGRQMINQLYPDLADDFVRIPLSNTVSPIAIMIDANYPNADSIAERYREGLASIIANGEYQRIVERYYPDGKLPNGWLDNLSRFQQMYAY; from the coding sequence ATGCGTTGGCTATTGTTATCGCTTTGGCTAGGAGTCGCAATCTCACAAGCCGCCGACATCGTCGTCGATGCGAATGAAAGCGCCCCTTATTGGTGTCGTTTCAGCCTCGAAGGAGGCATGGGCAGCGAGTTGCTGCAAGCCATGTCGACCGCCGCGGGCTTAACCACGCAAATTCGTTTCGTACCGCTGTCGAGAATGATTGAAGACCGGTCCAATAACGACTCGGGCAACCCCGAGTTTTTCATGTGGCAACAAGAGTTTGCCGCGATCATCCCAATCGCGATTTCGGAAATGTCGATATTTTATTATCGGCCTCGTCATCAAAAACCGTTGGAAGTCAATGATTTCAAAGATCTCGAACCCTATAAGATCGGCGTTTTGAAAGGCATCTTGATTGACCGGAAAGCCTTGGAACAAATGGGGCTCACTTTTGAAAGCAGTTATACTCATGCCTCGCTATTTAAAAAACTGAAGGTAGGCCGTATCGACTTAGTCATTGAAATCGATTTGGTGGGCCGGCAAATGATTAATCAACTTTATCCTGATCTTGCCGATGATTTCGTCCGCATACCGCTATCCAATACCGTTTCGCCGATCGCGATCATGATCGATGCCAATTATCCGAACGCCGACAGTATTGCCGAACGTTATCGAGAAGGCTTAGCAAGCATTATCGCTAATGGCGAGTATCAACGAATCGTCGAACGCTATTATCCTGACGGCAAACTACCGAACGGCTGGCTCGACAATTTGAGCCGTTTTCAACAAATGTATGCCTATTAA
- a CDS encoding glycosyl hydrolase family 57, protein MDQLPEYIDEFPNFCGAEEQVLKTVRQGRRQEFYREAGKIDFNNTRAACAIALHMHQPLIPAGGDDLSTAAIISNLQYMMEHPDIGDNHNAGAFHYCYKRIGEFIPQLISEGKNPRAMLEYSGTLFHGLRKMGLHDVFDTLKTVTCNPEFNHAVEWLGAPWGHAVAPSTPVQDFRLHVLAWQQHFAAIFGWQALERVRGFSPSEMALPNHPDVAYEFVKTLVDCGYQWVLVQEHSVELPEDGSHPRQPHLPHRLVCTNSAGETASIIAIVKTQGSDTKLVAQMQPWYEAQSLSTLTLAGHKVPPLVTQIADGENGGVMMNEFPAKFMEVARESSWSDVPMMNASEYLEHLWSIGIKEDDLPAIQPVFQRAIWQRMKPGEGSDRLAKVIEEIKGEDHRFHMDGGSWTNDLSWVHGYENVLGPMEEISSLFNEKVIKKKIPSSDARYRNALFHLLSSQTSCYRYWGQGQWTDYGREICRRAKNVLEYDF, encoded by the coding sequence ATGGATCAACTTCCGGAATATATCGATGAATTTCCCAATTTTTGCGGCGCCGAAGAGCAAGTCTTGAAAACCGTCCGACAAGGACGTCGTCAAGAATTCTATCGAGAAGCCGGCAAAATAGACTTCAACAATACTCGCGCCGCCTGCGCGATTGCACTACACATGCATCAACCGTTGATTCCTGCGGGCGGCGACGACTTGTCGACCGCAGCCATTATCAGCAATCTGCAATATATGATGGAACACCCCGATATCGGCGACAATCACAATGCCGGCGCGTTCCATTATTGCTACAAACGGATAGGCGAATTTATCCCGCAATTAATCAGTGAAGGCAAAAACCCTCGCGCGATGCTGGAATATTCCGGTACGCTGTTCCACGGCCTGCGCAAGATGGGGCTTCACGATGTTTTCGATACGCTCAAAACCGTCACTTGCAATCCCGAATTCAATCACGCGGTCGAATGGTTAGGCGCGCCATGGGGACATGCCGTCGCCCCGTCGACACCGGTTCAGGATTTTCGTTTACACGTATTGGCGTGGCAACAGCATTTCGCGGCTATTTTCGGTTGGCAAGCCTTGGAACGCGTCAGAGGCTTTTCGCCATCGGAAATGGCATTGCCCAATCACCCGGATGTCGCTTATGAATTCGTTAAAACCCTTGTCGATTGCGGTTATCAATGGGTGCTCGTGCAAGAACATAGCGTCGAACTTCCCGAAGACGGCAGTCACCCGCGTCAGCCGCATTTACCGCATCGCCTGGTTTGCACCAACTCTGCCGGCGAAACCGCGAGCATTATCGCCATTGTTAAGACACAGGGTTCCGATACCAAACTGGTAGCGCAAATGCAGCCTTGGTATGAAGCGCAAAGCCTATCGACGCTAACGCTAGCCGGACACAAGGTACCGCCATTAGTAACGCAAATCGCCGACGGCGAAAACGGCGGCGTCATGATGAACGAGTTTCCCGCCAAGTTCATGGAAGTCGCTAGAGAATCTTCTTGGAGCGACGTGCCTATGATGAATGCCAGCGAATACCTGGAGCATCTTTGGTCGATCGGCATAAAAGAAGATGACTTGCCGGCGATTCAACCGGTTTTTCAACGGGCTATTTGGCAGCGGATGAAGCCGGGAGAAGGCTCGGATCGCCTAGCTAAAGTCATCGAAGAAATCAAAGGCGAAGACCATCGATTTCATATGGATGGCGGCAGTTGGACCAACGACTTGTCCTGGGTCCACGGTTATGAAAACGTGCTGGGACCGATGGAAGAAATCAGCTCGTTGTTCAATGAAAAAGTCATTAAGAAGAAAATACCGAGTTCCGATGCGCGTTATCGTAACGCTCTGTTCCATTTATTGTCATCGCAAACCAGTTGTTATCGTTACTGGGGTCAAGGCCAATGGACCGACTACGGACGGGAAATTTGCCGGCGCGCAAAAAATGTATTGGAATACGATTTTTGA
- a CDS encoding transporter substrate-binding domain-containing protein: MKFTKNPFRLSMTAIFSLNDLAVLRGRGMPVEERRKPVHGDLTAAPCRRHPRQACPAPFYMLKLGFTVGIALIAILLFSASASATGPRIKLDMFTDSANVIYALDAPPFITTELSGGGVAIELVNRIMERQNIEAPINTLPLSRMLKYYLFQENALALIGSPLNFTKDQQKSLVFIPLLRLQDHYFIYRPHQSEGFPWPGDLKALAGRVYGATPEEDVNAYRQAGIKTITGNTLNLLERLQAGSVDFIGDTELAVDWYLDKSLSAEKPRFIKLEPAAGDRNLCIIFNKKHPEGESLAKQFRQGLDAIIADGTYQKILEQALGDNKAVSASVLPLK; the protein is encoded by the coding sequence ATGAAATTCACTAAAAATCCGTTTCGATTGAGCATGACAGCAATTTTCAGTTTGAATGATTTAGCCGTATTAAGGGGCCGGGGCATGCCTGTCGAGGAACGCCGTAAACCCGTCCATGGGGACTTGACGGCGGCTCCCTGCCGCCGACACCCTCGCCAGGCATGCCCCGCCCCCTTTTATATGCTCAAATTGGGATTTACCGTGGGCATTGCGTTAATCGCAATCTTATTGTTTTCCGCAAGCGCCTCAGCGACGGGACCGCGCATCAAACTCGATATGTTCACCGACAGCGCCAATGTCATTTACGCGCTTGACGCCCCGCCCTTTATCACGACAGAACTTAGCGGCGGCGGAGTAGCAATCGAACTCGTCAATAGGATAATGGAGAGGCAAAATATCGAAGCTCCGATCAATACCCTCCCCTTATCGCGCATGCTGAAATACTACTTGTTTCAAGAAAACGCCTTGGCCTTGATCGGATCTCCGCTTAACTTTACCAAAGACCAACAAAAATCATTGGTTTTCATTCCGTTATTGCGCTTACAGGATCATTATTTCATTTATCGCCCCCATCAATCCGAAGGATTTCCGTGGCCGGGAGACCTTAAAGCCCTAGCCGGACGCGTCTACGGCGCCACCCCGGAAGAAGACGTCAATGCCTACCGGCAAGCCGGTATTAAAACGATAACAGGCAACACCCTTAACCTATTGGAAAGGCTGCAAGCCGGTTCGGTCGATTTCATCGGCGATACGGAATTGGCCGTCGATTGGTATCTCGATAAAAGCTTATCGGCCGAAAAACCGCGTTTTATCAAGCTGGAGCCCGCCGCGGGAGATCGCAACTTATGCATTATTTTCAATAAAAAGCACCCGGAAGGCGAATCCTTGGCAAAACAATTCAGACAAGGCCTCGATGCCATCATCGCCGACGGAACTTACCAAAAAATACTCGAACAAGCATTAGGCGATAATAAAGCCGTAAGCGCGTCCGTCTTACCTCTCAAGTAG
- a CDS encoding glycoside hydrolase family 57, which produces MIHHALALHFHQPAGNLEFLWEHEPWEAEKILFALDRIPRTLWPYQGLGKVHISLSGTLLETLSNPSFQQLVYGKVDCGTLLWYLQNEEIIRVLGSAYYHPVLPLIPVADREPQVERWQGIGKHLFNREKFPGFWPPEMGFTMELIPLLKRFGYKYVFVDSEHVEALTPMSWEELHYRPHIARNGNDSIVVIVRDRDLSNAQESGMDYGWFSREVHDRTRWCDFEPLVTTCSDGDNGGWFRDTSPHNNFWGVFYQEFMTQAQNGTDNIRPVFVEDYLEKHGTYGEVYVRPGAWNTGWHHGRDFQQWTGSQAQKDALARVHAISKIVHETHWQASEQPEIDSKLEDLQESTMWHLLRSETSCNFYWGEAWVHRCHEDLNDCVTTLEAIHELIANPK; this is translated from the coding sequence ATGATCCATCATGCCCTAGCCTTACATTTTCACCAACCCGCCGGTAACCTTGAGTTTCTTTGGGAACATGAGCCCTGGGAAGCGGAAAAAATTCTCTTTGCGCTTGACCGGATTCCGAGAACGCTTTGGCCATATCAAGGCTTGGGTAAAGTTCATATCTCATTATCGGGAACTTTACTCGAAACTCTGTCGAACCCGTCTTTCCAGCAGCTCGTATACGGGAAAGTCGACTGCGGTACGTTGCTATGGTATCTCCAAAATGAAGAGATCATCCGAGTACTCGGCTCCGCTTATTACCACCCCGTTCTGCCGCTGATACCCGTAGCCGATCGCGAGCCTCAGGTGGAACGCTGGCAGGGCATAGGAAAACACCTCTTCAACCGCGAGAAATTTCCGGGTTTTTGGCCCCCGGAAATGGGCTTCACGATGGAGTTGATTCCACTACTCAAACGATTCGGCTATAAATATGTTTTTGTCGATAGCGAACATGTGGAAGCATTAACACCGATGAGCTGGGAAGAATTGCATTATCGGCCTCACATAGCCCGTAACGGCAACGATAGCATCGTAGTGATCGTCAGAGACAGAGATCTATCGAACGCTCAAGAGTCCGGGATGGACTACGGGTGGTTTAGCCGCGAGGTTCACGATAGAACGCGTTGGTGCGATTTTGAACCGTTAGTCACAACCTGCTCCGATGGCGACAATGGCGGATGGTTCCGCGATACCTCGCCTCATAACAACTTCTGGGGCGTATTCTATCAAGAGTTCATGACGCAAGCCCAAAACGGCACCGACAATATTCGTCCCGTATTTGTGGAAGATTATTTGGAAAAGCACGGGACCTATGGCGAAGTGTATGTCCGCCCCGGCGCTTGGAATACCGGCTGGCATCACGGTCGCGACTTTCAACAATGGACCGGCTCGCAAGCTCAAAAAGACGCCTTGGCTCGTGTGCATGCGATCAGCAAAATCGTTCACGAAACCCACTGGCAGGCTTCAGAACAACCAGAGATCGACTCTAAACTGGAGGATTTACAAGAATCCACGATGTGGCACTTACTTCGCTCGGAAACCAGTTGCAACTTCTATTGGGGAGAAGCCTGGGTTCATCGTTGTCATGAAGACCTTAACGACTGCGTAACGACCTTGGAAGCCATACACGAACTTATTGCCAACCCGAAATGA
- a CDS encoding ATP-binding protein, which produces MKFRLKSIKSRLTLLLLTIAVMGFGPYETYNYILTKQRLHDELEISADRQIRRLKESLIIPLWEMDDRWIDKLIYIDMLNEDTYAIQVSGDERLWVARVRNDEWQAIPGNRQPIDGNFVFREGSVKQDDVEIGRIKLYLSKKRLDEQLQEARLVTTIRGLTLIFLIVFCLRLALALIVVKPLLQLLDVVKRIAAGNYNVTFNQRLHGELGLLARGILQMMQNLHQRETERDFATAELQKTNKKLAHELHEHAKAQIALKELNETLEQRIDERTEDLNRSNQSLREISLAFEKAKNDAESDNKAKSIFLANMTHELRTPMNAVLGFSRLMQSDSDLTATQRENLDIINRSGSYLLELINQVLDMAKIESGRMIVENAPFDLGSVIRDIFDMMQERAKSKGLRLRIDQCSTFPRFIDADAAKFRHILLNLLSNAIKYTRKGKVTLRLNAHRQIDRNGLMLICEVEDTGIGIAAEDLPHIFAPFVQLGSLSDQQGTGLGLVITKQYVELMEGAISVHSQPEKGSLFRVEIPVGDVSESTIEDFHESINSRVIGLEPGQPDYKILIVEDKAENRLLLKKILESVGFSVFEATNGQEGVEAFKRWHPDFIWMDRRMPVLDGIKATETILALPEADKVKIAAVTASVYLEERQAFFKAGACDIVNKPYRNEEIFDCMAQHLGVRYLYDQTEIKSASNDEMIPENILERLKQQPLTWLKSLKLSAIELDVEQCLELVKSIETDDVKLSEQLLAIINRFEFDRLLQLLTTVQQSMKDN; this is translated from the coding sequence ATGAAATTCCGTTTAAAAAGCATCAAATCCAGACTTACCCTCTTACTGCTGACCATTGCCGTAATGGGTTTCGGCCCTTACGAAACTTACAACTATATCCTAACAAAGCAGCGTCTCCATGATGAACTGGAAATTTCGGCCGATAGACAAATAAGGCGCTTGAAAGAAAGTCTAATCATTCCATTGTGGGAAATGGACGACCGTTGGATCGACAAATTAATCTATATCGATATGCTTAACGAGGATACTTATGCGATACAAGTATCCGGCGACGAGCGATTATGGGTCGCCCGAGTCAGAAATGACGAATGGCAAGCCATTCCGGGAAATCGTCAACCGATCGACGGCAACTTTGTTTTTCGCGAAGGCTCGGTGAAACAGGATGATGTCGAAATCGGTCGAATAAAGCTTTATCTGAGTAAAAAGCGCTTAGATGAGCAATTGCAAGAGGCTCGATTGGTCACCACGATCAGGGGGCTAACGCTCATATTTTTAATCGTGTTCTGCCTCCGTCTTGCTTTGGCGCTAATCGTCGTGAAACCGCTGCTACAGTTGCTCGACGTGGTCAAACGAATTGCCGCCGGCAATTACAACGTCACTTTTAACCAAAGACTACATGGCGAATTAGGATTATTGGCGCGCGGCATTCTGCAAATGATGCAAAATCTACATCAGCGTGAAACGGAACGCGATTTCGCCACCGCCGAATTACAAAAAACCAACAAAAAACTAGCTCACGAATTACACGAGCATGCCAAGGCGCAAATCGCTCTGAAAGAACTGAACGAAACCCTAGAGCAACGCATCGATGAGCGCACCGAGGATTTAAATCGCAGCAATCAATCCTTGCGGGAAATCAGTCTTGCTTTTGAAAAAGCCAAAAATGACGCCGAATCGGACAATAAAGCAAAAAGCATTTTCCTAGCCAATATGACCCATGAGCTGCGTACGCCAATGAATGCCGTATTGGGATTTTCCAGGTTAATGCAAAGCGATAGCGACCTAACCGCCACACAACGCGAAAACCTCGACATCATCAACCGAAGCGGCAGTTATTTACTGGAATTGATCAATCAAGTGTTGGACATGGCTAAAATCGAATCGGGGCGCATGATCGTCGAAAACGCACCTTTCGACTTAGGCTCCGTAATCCGCGACATCTTCGACATGATGCAAGAGCGCGCCAAGTCGAAAGGCTTGCGACTGCGTATCGACCAATGTTCGACATTCCCCCGTTTTATCGATGCCGACGCCGCAAAATTTCGGCATATCCTGCTTAATCTTCTCAGTAATGCCATCAAATATACCCGTAAAGGAAAAGTCACCTTGCGGCTTAATGCGCACCGTCAAATAGACCGTAACGGTTTGATGTTGATTTGCGAGGTTGAAGACACCGGGATTGGCATAGCCGCTGAAGATCTGCCCCATATTTTTGCCCCATTCGTTCAATTAGGCTCTTTATCGGATCAACAAGGCACGGGCTTAGGCCTTGTCATTACCAAACAATATGTCGAACTGATGGAAGGCGCGATTAGCGTTCATAGTCAGCCTGAAAAAGGTTCACTATTTCGCGTCGAAATTCCGGTCGGCGATGTCTCGGAATCCACGATCGAAGACTTTCACGAGTCCATCAATAGCCGTGTTATCGGTCTGGAGCCCGGCCAACCCGACTATAAAATACTGATTGTCGAAGACAAAGCGGAAAATCGCTTGCTGTTGAAAAAAATATTGGAATCGGTCGGTTTTAGCGTTTTTGAAGCGACCAACGGCCAAGAAGGCGTCGAAGCATTTAAGCGCTGGCATCCCGATTTTATTTGGATGGACCGACGCATGCCGGTCCTGGACGGAATCAAAGCCACTGAAACGATTTTGGCCTTGCCGGAAGCCGACAAGGTCAAAATCGCCGCGGTCACAGCATCGGTATACCTAGAAGAACGACAAGCTTTTTTCAAGGCAGGAGCCTGCGACATCGTTAACAAACCTTATCGTAACGAGGAGATTTTCGATTGCATGGCCCAGCATTTAGGTGTGCGCTATTTATATGATCAAACCGAAATCAAAAGCGCTTCAAACGATGAAATGATTCCGGAAAATATACTTGAACGGCTCAAACAACAGCCATTAACCTGGCTTAAGTCGTTGAAACTTTCCGCAATCGAACTGGATGTCGAGCAATGCCTCGAACTTGTCAAAAGCATCGAAACGGACGATGTCAAACTTTCGGAGCAATTATTGGCAATAATCAACCGCTTCGAATTTGACCGTCTATTGCAGCTATTAACAACGGTCCAGCAAAGCATGAAAGACAATTAG